The DNA sequence GAATTAATATTTGCATGTGTTGCACAGATGTGGTAAAATCTAATTTGCATCTTTATGCTCGTTTTTATAAAATGAAGAGAATTCTTCAAGGTGGGAGACATTTGGCAGAACGTATTTCAGAAGAAAAATTAGCGCAAATCAGAACCGAAACGAATATTGTTGATGTCGTCAGCCAATATGTACAACTCAAAAAAAGAGGCAAGAATCATTTCGGATTTTGCCCGTTCCATGACGAGAAGACCCCCTCTTTTTCTGTCGCAGAAGAAAAACAGATTTTCCACTGTTTCAGCTGCGGAAGGGGAGGGAATGTTTTTACTTTCTTGATGGATGTCGAGGGTATTTCATTCGTTGAAGCAGTCATTAAGACAGCCGAATTAAGCAACATCGCCTTGGATTTCTCGTACGAAAATCATGCCCAGGATAATCCGCTGCAGTCGAAGAAAGAAAAGCTGATCCAAATCCATGAGGAAGCAGCTGCTTTTTACCATCAGGTCTTGATGAATACCGTTACGGGCCAAGCTGCGCTGGATTACATGATCCAACGCGGCTTCACGCCGGAGACGCTTAAAGAGTATCAAATTGGCTTTTCCCCTTCCAATCGGACGGCGCTCTTTCAAATGCTAAAAGCGAAGACATTCGATGAAGGACTCCTTCAGGAAAGTGGCATATTCACGGACAGACAAGGCCAAAACGAACTTTACGATCGGTTCTCGGCCAGGATCATTTTCCCATTGCGTAACGCTAAAGGAAAGACAGTCGCTTTTTCCGGCAGAATTCTGCATGCTTCCCCGGTGGATGATACAGGTTACCATGAAGCAAAATATCTGAACAGTCCCGAAACGCTCTTGTTCAACAAACGTGATTTCCTTTTCAACTTCGATAAAGCCCGCAGTGAGATCCGCAGACATTCCGAAGTGATCCTTTTCGAAGGGTACATGGATGTCATATCCGCTTGGCAAGCGGGTGTGAAAAATGGCGTCGCCTCGATGGGGACCAGTCTGACGGATGAGCAGAACCGGATATTGACGAAGACGGCCGATAAAATAGTCATTGCCTATGACGGCGATCGTCCCGGTGTCGAGGCGACCAAGCGCGCCATTGAGATACTGGAACGCAATAAGCACTTCGACATCTCGATTTTCCCGCTGGAAGCCGGCATGGACCCGGATGAATACATCCAGCAGAAAGGTCCGGAGGCATTCGCCAAGGCACTGAAAAATAGCCGCGAGACCGTCATCCAGTTCTATTCACGCTACCTCAAGATGAATCTGAACCTGGATTCCGAAAAAAATCGCATCACCTACATCGAAACCATGCTCAAGGCATTGGCGCCCTTGGATTCTCTGATCGAAAGAGAGCTCTACATGAAGGATATCGCGGATGAATTCAGCATACCGATCGATATCCTGCAGAAACAGCTGAAGGGTTATCAACAAGAGGTGCTTCAGCAGCGGCCTGAGCGCGAACCGCTCAGGCGGGCTGCGCCGCATGCTGCTGCGCCCCATGCGATGTATCCGAGCACGAACAAACGCAAAGTGACTCAGGCAGAGCAAAGTGAGAAGCAACTGCTTTACCGTCTGTTTCATTTCGAGGAAGTCTGGTCGTATCTGAATGAGATTGATGCGGATTTCAATTTCATCCATGATGACTACCAGACGATCTACATTTTGTATGAAGAGTTTTTCAGGCAGACTGGATTGATCGGGAATATCGACCAATTTTTGGACCGCATCAATAATCCGGCTCTTCAGAATGTGATTACGGAGATCGAATGGTTCCAATTGGATTCGGAAGTCACCTATCAGGAAATTCAGGATCTCGTCCATATCATCCGGGATAAGTCGTCCCTTCAGGATCAACTGACAAAAAAACAGGCTGAAATGAAGGAAGCCCGAAAGAAAAATGACAATGAGCGTCTGAAGACAATCATGTTGGAAATTGTTTCCCTTTCAAAAGAATTAAAAGCAATAAAGAAATAGCCCGCATCGAATGGAGGAATCATTTTATGGCAATCGAAAAAAATGATCAAGGTTTAACGTTAGAACAGGTAACCAAAAAACTGATCGCAGAACACAAATTATTGGGGTCCGTCTTCTACGACGAATTGGCCGATAAAATAGCTACACCTTTCCAATTGGACGCGGACGACATGGATAAACTGATACAAAAAATGGAAGACGGCGGCGTCAGTGTCGTAGACGCAGACGGCGGTCCGACTGCCCGTCAACTTGCCAAAGAAACGGTAAAGCCTGAAAAACCGGCTGCAGCCAAAAAGGATGAAGAGGAAGACCTGATGGCGGTGCCACCTGGTGTGAAAATCAACGACCCAGTGCGCATGTACTTGAAGGAAATCGGCCGCGTGCCTTTGCTGAACGCAGAGGAAGAAGTCAATTTGGCCTTGCGCATCAAAGATGGCGATCAGGAAGCGAAACAGCAATTGGCTGAGGCCAACTTGCGTCTGGTCGTTTCCATCGCGAAACGTTATGTAGGCCGGGGCATGCAATTCTTGGATCTGATCCAGGAAGGCAATATGGGTCTGATGAAAGCTGTCGAAAAATTTGACCATACGAAAGGGTTCAAATTCTCCACCTATGCCACTTGGTGGATTCGTCAAGCCATCACCCGCGCCATCGCCGACCAAGCCAGAACGATCCGTATCCCTGTGCATATGGTGGAAACAATCAATAAATTGGTCCGGATCCAACGGCAATTGCTGCAGGACCTTGGACGCGAACCTACGCCTGAAGAAATCGGTGCCGAGATGGACCTTCCGACTGAAAAAGTCAGAGAGATCCTGAAGATCGCCCAAGAGCCCGTTTCCTTGGAAACCCCTATCGGGGAAGAGGACGATTCGCATTTAGGCGATTTCATCGAAGACCAGGAAGTCCTGAGTCCGGCTGAGCACACTGCCCAAACGCTTCTGAAGGAACAACTTGAGGAAGTGTTGGACACTTTGACTGATCGCGAGGAAAACGTCCTGCGTCTGCGTTTCGGTCTTGATGACGGAAATGTACGGACTTTGGAACAAGTGGGGAAAGTGTTCGGCGTCACCCGTGAGCGGATCCGTCAAATCGAAGCAAAAGCTTTGCGCAAACTGCGTCACCCAAGCCGTTCGAAACAATTAAAAGATTTTCTTGAGTAATAAGCGCCTAACCCGAGGTATTGCACTCGGGTTTTTCTTATGCCCTTTTCTGAATGATGTAAGGATTAGTGGGATATATGAAATGGAATTATGCTAAAATAGAGCTATCAGCAAAAATGGAAATGGAGGGATGAGGTTGAACATTCAACAATTATCCGTAAGACTCGGGACAGTCGCAAGTTTTGTGCCGGAAAACGCCAGACTGGCCGATATAGGCTCGGATCACGCTTATTTGCCTTGTGTTCTGGCGGCGCGCAACGTCATCAGTTACGCATTGGCAGGGGAAGTCGTGAAAGGCCCCTTCGAATCGGCAACGGAACAGATCAGAACATCAGGAGTAGGCGATCGCGTCAGCGCCAGATTAGGCGATGGCATGGATGTGATTGAACCGACGGATCATATAAACGTCGTCACCATCTGCGGGATGGGTGGGGACTTGATTTCCAAGATTCTGGAAAAAGGCAGATTGAACGGTAAGTTGGTCGGTGTGGAACGGCTGATCCTTCAGCCAAACAACGGAGAAAAGAAACTGCGTGAATGGCTGATCGGCCACTCATACAAAATCATCGACGAAACGATATTGGAAGAAAACGGAAAGATTTATGAAATCATCGTTGCTGAAAAGGCGGTAACAACGGAGAACTACTCTGATCTGGAATACAGCTTCGGCCGTTTCCTGCTTCAGGAAAAAAATGAGACTTTCCGCAAAAAATGGTTATCCGAAATCGATAAATGCCAATACATATTGGACAGCATGCAAAAAGCAAGCAACAATCTGAATGAAAAAGAACAGCAAGTGATCAATAAAATCAATGAAATTAAAGAGGTGCTGGAATGAAAAGCATTACTGGTTATGAATTCATCGAGTTATTCGAATCGCATGTTCCGAATTGGCTGGCAGAGGATGGGGATCCGGTGGGACTCCATTTGGGCGATTTGAGCCGTCCGGTCCGCCGTATTATGGTGACGCTCGATGTTCGTCCGGAAGTCGTTCAGGAGGCCATCGAGAAGCAAGTCGATTTTATCTTCTCCCATCATCCGCCAATCTACAGACCGCTAAAAAATTTGGACGTTTCAGATAAGCAAACGAAAATGTACGTCGATCTGCTGAAGCATGACATCAGCGTGTATGCGGCCCACACGAATCTGGATAATGCGACTAACGGAATGAACGATTGGCTTTCTGAGGCATTGGGGCTGTTGGATGTCGAAATCATGGATGTCACGAAGCGTGTGCCTGTGAAAAAAATATCCGTATGCGTGCCGAATGCCGAATGCAATCGTGTCCGCTTGGCTATGACCGATGCGGGAGCGGGGAACATTTCCGACGAATACAGCCACTGCTCCTTTGAGGCGCAAGGGGTTGGCCGTTTCACGCCGCTGGAAGGCGCAAAACCTGCCATCGGCCATATCAACGAACCGGAGGAAGTCCAAGAGAAAAAAATTGAGATGATCGTCGAAGACAAATGCTTGGCTGACGTCTTGGAGGCGTTGTATGAATCGCATCCATACGAAGAGCCCGTCTATGAAATCTACACGATCAACAATTTCCAACGCGAATACGGCCTGGGTAGGGTCGGCAATTTGGCTTTGCCGATGTCGCTGCGTTCCTTTATCCAGTACGTCAAGGATGTTTTCCAGATCGAGGGCATGCGTTTCATCGCAGCCGATTTGGATCAGACGATCAGTCGCGTTGCCATCTGCGGCGGGGATGCCGGTAAATATTATCGGAAAGCGATCAAAAAAGGTGCGGATGTGTACATCACTGGCGACGTCTACTACCACACTGCCCACGATATGCAAGCTGATGGACTGACGGTCATCGACCCGGGCCATCACATCGAACAGATCTGCAAACCGAAATTATTGGAATTATTCAATGAATGGAAAAAAGAAAATGAATGGGATCTGGAAGTCATCGCTTCCGAAATCAACACGGATCCTTTCATTTTCGACAGTCAATTGTGAGAGGATGTCAATGAATGCAAGAAAAATTAGTGGACCGTTTTTTGAAATATGTTAAATTCGAGACAAGATCGGATGAAAAAAGCCTGGCAGTGCCTTCTACCCAAAATCAGGTGGACTTCGCAAAAACGGTTTTGATGCCGGAACTGGAAGCCATCGGACTTTCGGATATCCAATACAATCCTGCCAATGGCTTCGTAACGGCACTTTTGCCGCGCAACTCCGAAAAAGCGTTCCCTGCGATCGGGTTCATCGCCCATATGGATACGGCTGATTTTGAAGCGGCGAATGTAAATCCGCTTATTTGGGACCACTATGCGGGCGGCGATCTGATTTTGGATGCGGAAGCACAAGTGATCCTTTCGCCGAAGGATTTCCCTTCTTTGAAGAACTACATCGGTCAGACGTTGATCACTACCGACGGAAAAACATTGTTGGGTGCGGACGACAAAGCCGGCATCGCCGAAATCATCACAGCGTTGGAAGCGATAAAAGCAGCGGATGACATAGAACATGGGGACATCAAAGTCGCTTTCGGACCGGATGAAGAAATCGGACGCGGTGCTGATCTTTTTGATGTGGCCGGTTTCGGTTGCGACTTTGCCTATACGATGGACGGCGGTCCGTTGGGGGAACTTGAATTTGAAAGCTTCAATGCCGCGCAAGCCATCGTAACGATCCATGGCAAAAATGTGCACCCAGGCACTGCCAAAGACACGATGGTGAATGCGATCAAATTGGCCATCGCGTACGACAGCGCGTTGCCGCAAAATGAAGTCCCTGAACAAACCGAAAAGCGCGAAGGCTTTTATCACCTGTTGGGCATTGAAGGCAGTGTGGAAGAAAGCAAGATGACCTACATCATCAGGGATCATGATAAGGATCTTTTTGAGAACAGGAAAACGACCATGCTTGCGCTGGCGGAGCGCATGAACAAGGAATTGGCTGAAGAGCGCATCACTGTCGAAATGCACGATCAGTACTACAACATGGGGGAAGTGCTGAAAAAAGATATGCGTCCAGTCGATCTGGCGGAAGCGGCGATGAAGGCATTGGGAATCACCCCGATCATCGAACCGATTCGCGGCGGTACGGACGGATCCAAATTGTCCTTCATGGGTCTGCCTACTCCGAATATCTTTGCCGGGGGAGAAAACTTCCACGGGCGCTATGAATTTGTGTCTGTCCAATCAATGGAAAAAGCAGTAGCAGTCATCGTGGAAATCATCAGACAAAGCCAAGGATACGGAAAGCAATGAGAAATCCAGTGCTGATTTATCTCATCCTGGTGAATGCCGTGCTTTTCATCATGATGGGCATCGACAAAAAGAAGGCGCGGCAAAAGGCTTGGCGCATTCCGGAGCGCAATCTGCTCCTGTTGGGACTTTTCGGCGGCGGACTGGGCGGACTGCTGGGGATGCAACACTTCCGCCATAAAACCAAACACCTGACTTTCAAGGTAGTCTTCGTTTTGGGCACGCTCCTGAGCGGGATAACATCCTATATCGTATTTTTATGAAAAGAAAATGCCACTATTTCCCATTCCGGGAGATAGCGGCATTTTTTTCATATAAAATAATGTCAGCGGAAAAGTGCATCACCGTTGGTGCATTATACATTTGCAAGATGTTTGGTGCATCCAAAATTATGGCTAGCGGAATAAGCCTGCCTCTCGGAAATTAGATAAATCTGACCCATTGCGCTCTACGATGCTCATTCAGGGCCAGATTTCCTAAATTTCTTTCGAGGCAGAGCGGCTTATTCCGCTTTTCTTATTTGTTCTTCATCAGGAATTGGAAGGATACGGCTTCGGGGCCGGCGTGGGTCATGACGCTGGCGCTGGCATAGGAAGTGTACATCCGGGCATTGGGGAAGGCACTTTTCAGCATGCCGATGATTTGGTTCGAATATTCCGACAAACCGTCATGCGTGATGCCGATCGCTTCAACATCCAGGTATTTTTCTTTCAGTTCTGCGATGATCTCTTCATAGCGTTTTACGATTGCTTTTGTGCCGCGGCCTTTGATGTCGGTAGTCAACGCGCCGTCGATCATTTTCAGGTTCGCTTTGATGTTCAGCAGCGTCGTGATGCGTCCCATCGTTTTTCCGATGCGTCCGCCCTTGACCATGTTTTCCAGGTTGACGACACAGATGTAAAGCAGGGTACGATCCTTAACGGCAGTGACCCGAGGCAACGCTGCTGCCACAGACAATCCTTCTTCGGCACATTTGGCGGCTTCCAACACTTGGAAGGCGGTAGCTCTTGCGCAAAACTTCGAATCGATGACGGTAACTTTACCGTGGGCAAGTTTAGCCGCTTGGTGAGCAGAATTCACGGTTCCGCTCAATGTTTCAGTGACATGGATGGACAAAACTTCGCTGCCATCAGCTGTCAGTTCATTATATTTATCCAAAAAAGTACCCATGGCTGGCTGGGATGATTTTGGCAGTTCCTTGCTGTTCATCATTTTTTCGAGGAACTCAGGTTTGGTTATGGTGATGCCGTCGTAATACAGCACATTGTCGATCATGGATGAAAGCGGGATTACGGTGATTCCATATCTGTCAATTTCTTCTGCGGACAATTCCGTTGTGGAATCGGTCACAATTTTGAAGTTTGGCATGTTGATTCTCCTTAAGTACAGTCGTATTTCCTTAAGCATAGCAGATTTTTCAGAAAAAGTAACGAAGTTATCATTTGATTTGTAAGCATATTCTTCCATTGTGGATGTTTTTATGTGTACAATAGATTATGCTATAATAGGTTAGTTGTAGAAGAAAGTAGGTTGCAGATATATGGACGGAATATTACCTTTATGGAAAGAACGCGGCATGACAAGTCATGACTGTGTATTCAAACTGAGAAAAATACTGAAAACAAAAAAAGTCGGGCATACCGGGACTTTGGATCCGGAAGTTGATGGCGTTTTGCCGATCTGCATCGGGAAAGCCACAAAAGTCGTCGAATTTTTGACTGACACGGATAAAGCGTATGAAGGGGAAATCACTATCGGAGTCGCCACAACGACTGAAGACAGCCAAGGCGAAACGATCGCGAAGACACCGGTTGCGCAGGACCTGCCTTTGGCTGAAATCGATGCAGCGATGGAAGCCATGGTTGGCGAAAGCATCCAAGTTCCGCCGATGTACTCCGCTGTCAAAGTGAACGGAAAAAGGCTCTACGAATACGCCCGCAAAGGGTTGACCGTCGAAAGGCCGAAAAGAAGCATCCAGGTCATGAGTTTTGAGCGGATTTCAGAACCCGCCTATCATGCGGAAGACCAAACGCTGTCCTGGCGCTTCCGGGTCACTTGCGGAAAAGGGACCTATGTGCGGACTTTGGCCGTCGATCTGGGCGCATCCTTGGGTTATCCGGCATACATGTCAAGCCTGACGCGCACGATGAGCGGATCCTTCACGAAGGAGGATTGCCTGACCCTGCAGCAAGTGGCAGAAGCAATGGCGAGCAACGAGATTGACGCGCACCTGAAGCCGATCGACTCGGTATTCGCAACGTATCATCAGATTGCGCTTGACGACGAGCTGTGGGATAAGGTGAAAAATGGGGCGGTTCTGCCGAAAGAGGGGCCATTCGAACAAGTGGATGCCCCGGTCTTGTTCACCTACCAGAGCAAAATAGTGGCGATGTACGAACCGCATCCGACCAAAGCGGCTTATATCAAACCCAGAAAAATGTTCCTATCATAATCAGCAAGGAGTTGCTAACGCAATGGAAATAATGCATATACACCATCCCTATGACCAAAAACAAATGCCTGAAGAGCAAATCGTGCTGGCATTGGGATACTTTGACGGCGTCCACAGAGGGCATCAAGAAGTGATCAAGAGGGCAAAGGAAGTTGCCGAACAGAAGAAGCTGAAACTTGCCGTCATGAGCTTCAATCATCACCCGAGCATCGTGTTCCAGAAGATGAACCCGGAAACGATGCAGTATTTGTCGACCGTCAACCGCAAAGCCGAAATACTGGAGAGCCTGGGCGTTGATTATTTCTTCGTCATCTCTTTCACATCTGCCTTTGCCTCATTAAGACCGCAGGAATTCGTCGACCAATACATTTGCGGCTTGCATGCTGCCGCAGTCGTCGCCGGTTTCGATTACACCTATGGCCCTAGAGAAATAGCGGATATGAAACAATTGGTGCATTATGCTAAAGGCTGCTTTGAAGTCATCGAAGTTGCCGAGCTGAAGAACGAAGCCGAAAAAATCAGTTCCACGCACATCCGGGAAGCGTTAGCCGAAGGAAACATGGAGAAGGCGAATGAATATTTAGGCTACATCTACCAGATTGAGGGCACGGTCATCCATGGCGATGCGAGGGGCAGGCTGCTGGGCTTCCCGACCGCAAATATCCAGACCGAGAAACACACACGCTTGCCAAGGAACGGCGTATACATCGTAAGCATCAGGGTGAACGGAACCTGGTATCGCGGCACGGCTTCGATCGGGCACAACATCACTTTTGAAGCTGGCCGCGACAAGACAGTTGAAGTTTATATACTGGACTTCGACAAAATGATCTACGGCGAGGAAGTGGCCGTAAGATGGCACCATTTTATCCGCAGCGAGATCAAATTTTCGGGCGTCGATCAGCTGATTGCGCAGCTGAAAAGCGATGAAGCGGATACGGTCGCCTATTTTCAGGAACACCCCTTGGATGAGGTGACTCTCTAAATGGCAGCCGCTTATTTGCACATCCCATTCTGCGAGCACATCTGCTTCTATTGCGATTTCAACAAAGTGTTCTTGGAAGGGCAACCGGTCGATGAATACGTGGATGCTTTGATCAAGGAAATGCAGTTGTCGAAGCAGCTGCACCCTGAAGAAGAGATAAGCACGTTCTACATCGGCGGCGGCACACCGACGACACTGAATGAGCGCCAGCTGGAGAGGCTGTTGAACGGCATCCGCAGCACCTATTCCTTGCCGAAAGGCGCCGAGTTCACGATGGAAGCCAATCCGGAAAGTGTTTCGTTCGAGAAGCTGAAGATCATGCGTGATTATGGGGTCAACCGTTTGAGCATGGGGGTCCAATCCTTCAATAACGACATCCTTAAAAAAATCGGCCGCATCCACACAGCCGAGCAAGTATACACTTCCGTGGCTCATGCCCGCAAAGCCGGATTCGAAAACATGACCATCGATCTCATTTTCCGCCTGCCGAACCAAACGATGGCCGATTTTGAAGACAGCCTGAAAAAAGCACTGGAATTGGATTTGCCGCATTACTCGATCTATGCGCTGATCCTTGAGAACAAGACGGTATTCTATAACTTGATGCGTCAAGGGAAACTGCCGTTGCCTTCTGAAGATACAGAGGCCGATATGTACGCCTTGGCTATCGAGACGATGTCAAGGAACGGCAGGAACCAATACGAAATCTCCAACTTTGCGCTGCCGGGCTATGAATCCCAGCACAATCTCACCTACTGGAAAAATGAGTCCTATTTCGGTTTCGGGGCTGGAGCGCACGGCTATATCGATGGGATCCGCTACCACAATCATGGACCGATCCAGCAATATCTGGCGCCCTTGCGCGACAATAGCCTGCCGATCATCCGTCAGCAGCAGCTGTCGAAAAATGAACAGATGGAAGAAGAGATGATTCTGGGGTTGCGCACGATGGCAGGCGTCAGCCAAAAACATTTTGCCGATAAATTCCAGACTGCGTTGTTGGACCAGTATGCTGCCGTCGTTTCGGACTTGGTTGCGGAAGGCCTGCTCGTGATCGATGGCGACAGGATCCGTTTGACCCAGAGAGGTGTTTTCCTCGGCAACGAAGTATTCCGTTCTTTCCTGATGTGAATCCGTTCGTTGCCTGTGGGGTGCCGATAATGTTATGAAAAATGATTGTATTCCGTTGACAAAGCCTGTTACCCGTGATAAATTTATTTATGGTTAGCACTCATTGTGGTCAAGTGCTAAAGTGAGGTGAAAATCTTGTTAACAGAAAGACAGTTGCTAATTTTGGATTTAATTGTCAGGCATTACATCGAATTCGAGGAGCCGATCGGTTCGAAGACGCTCCTCAAGGAATCTTCTTTACCTTTAAGTTCCGCAACGATCCGCAACGAAATGATGCGGATTGAAGAACTGGGCTTCCTGGAAAAGATGCATTCTTCATCCGGCAGGATACCTTCCATCCAAGGCTACCGTTACTATGTCGATCAACTTTTAGGCAAAGAAAGCGAGGAAGTCGCTGACGAGGTCAAACAGACGATCAAACATGGTTTTCAGAATCCTTACCGTGAAGTGCAGCAGGTCGTCGAAAAGTCAGCTGAAATGCTGTCCTTCTTGACGAATTACACTGCTTTGGCGATCGGACCTGAAACAAAGGACAGCCGTTTGACGGGCTTCCGACTGGTCGCTCTCAATGAAGGCCATGTGATGGCGATATTGGTGACGGATAAAGGCCATGTGGAAAATCAGATTTTTTCTGTTTCGCCAGGCTTCTCAGCCACTGAGATAGAAAAAATCGTCAACATCTTCAATCAGGAACTGGTCGGCCGCACGCTGCAGGAAGTATTCGTCAAACTGCAAACGGACATTCCGGTGATTATCCGGAAGTACGTCGATGCAAAAATCGATTTCACAGCGATCTTCAATGACATCGTGGCGAAGTTGGAGCATGACCGCTTCCATGTTGGCGGCAGCATGAACCTTCTGAACCATTTGGATGCAACGATGGACAAGAATAAAGTCAAAGCCATTTTAAGCATGCTGAACGGGTCTCCGGACATCCATGCGCTTTTTTCAAACCCCAACGATGGCGTCGGCGTCAAGATCGGAACGGAATTGAACAACGAGCTGCTGCATAATTTTAGCCTGATCACGGCTACCTATGACACGGCCGGCAACGGTAAAGGCCTGATCGCATTACTGGGGCCAACCAATATGCCTTACCAAAAAATGATCAGCATCATGAAATTTATGCGCTATGAACTTTCTGATAGCTTGAATGATCTGAACAAATAAGCACGACAAAGGAGATTTTGAAGTGGACAATAACGAAGAATTAGTGGACCAACAGCAAGCGACCGTTGAGACAACGGTGGAAGAGGGCCAAGAAACAGTTACGGAAGCAAGCGAGGTTGAAACTTTGCAGGCAACCTTGTCCGAAACGGAAGACCGCTTATTGCGTCTGCAGGCAGAACTTGCCAATATCCAAAAGCGCAACGCGAAAGAAAGACAGGATGCGGCGAAATACCGTTCCCAATCATTGGCGCAGGAACTGTTGCCGGTGATGGACAGTCTGGAGCGTGCATTAGCGATTGAGGTGGAAGATGAAAAATCTCTGAACCTGAAAAAAGGGTTGGAAATGGTCATGAACCTGTTCACGGAGGCTTTCGCGAAAGAAGGAATTACTTCGATCGATCCGATCGATCAGCCTTTCGATCCGAATTTCCATCAATCCATCCAAGTGCTGCCGGCTGGTGAAGGGCAAGCGCCTGATACGGTCGTAGCGGTAGTTCAAAAAGGATATGCATTGAAAGAACGTGTATTAAGACCAGCAATGGTCGTTGTGTCACAATAATTTTATTGATAACCATAAAAATTTCATATAGAGGGGAATAACATCATGAGCAAAATTATCGGTATTGACTTAGGAACAACAAACTCAGCTGTAGCAGTATTAGAAGGCGGAGAAGCTAAAATCATTCCAAATCCAGAGGGAAATCGTACGACACCATCTGTCGTTTCCTTCAAGAATGGCGAAATCCAAGTAGGCGAGGTTGCAAAACGCCAAGCAGTGACCAACCCGAACACAATCAGCTCCATCAAACGCCACATGGGTGTTGCCGGCTACAAAGTGGAAGTGGAAGGCAAGAGCTACACACCACAAGAAGTTTCAGCGATGATCCTTCAATATCTGAAAGGCTACGCAGAAGACTACTTAGGTGAAAAAGTTGATAAAGCCGTCATTACAGTTCCAGCTTACTTCAACGACGCACAGCGTCAAGCGACTAAAGATGCCGGGAAAATCGCCGGTCTGGAAGTAGAGCGTATCGTCAACGAGCCGACTGCTGCAGCTTTGGCATACGGTTTGGACAAAACCGATAAAGACGAAAAAATCCTTGTATTCGACTTGGGCGGCGGTACATTCGACGTTTCCATCCTTGAATTGGGAGATGGCGTATTCGATGTATTGAGTACAGCCGGCGACAACAAATTGGGTGGGGATGACTTCGACAACAAAATCATCGACTACTTGGTTGCGGAATTCAAGAAAGAAAACGGAATCGACCTTTCAAACGACAAGATGGCGAAACAACGTCTGAAAGACGCTGCTGAAAAAGCCAAAAAAGATCTATCAGGCGTAACATCAACGCAAATCAGCTTGCCGTTCATCACTGCCGGCGATGCAGGTCCGTTGCACTTGGAATTGACGCTTACCCGCGCTAAATTCGATGAAATCACTTATGACTTGGTTGAACGCACAAAAGGGCCTGTACGCCAAGCACTGAAGGATGCTGGTTTATCCACTTCCGAAATCGATGAAATCATCTTGGTCGGTGGCTCAACACGTATCCCTGCAGT is a window from the uncultured Trichococcus sp. genome containing:
- the dnaK gene encoding molecular chaperone DnaK; this translates as MSKIIGIDLGTTNSAVAVLEGGEAKIIPNPEGNRTTPSVVSFKNGEIQVGEVAKRQAVTNPNTISSIKRHMGVAGYKVEVEGKSYTPQEVSAMILQYLKGYAEDYLGEKVDKAVITVPAYFNDAQRQATKDAGKIAGLEVERIVNEPTAAALAYGLDKTDKDEKILVFDLGGGTFDVSILELGDGVFDVLSTAGDNKLGGDDFDNKIIDYLVAEFKKENGIDLSNDKMAKQRLKDAAEKAKKDLSGVTSTQISLPFITAGDAGPLHLELTLTRAKFDEITYDLVERTKGPVRQALKDAGLSTSEIDEIILVGGSTRIPAVIEAVRKEAGKEPNKSVNPDEVVAMGAAIQGGVISGDVKDIVLLDVTPLSLGIETMGGVFTKLIDRNTTIPTSKSQVFSTAADNQPAVDVHVLQGERPMAADNKTLGRFQLTDIPAAPRGVPQIEVSFDIDKNGIVNVRAKDLGTQKEQTITIKSSSGLTDEEIEKMVKDAEANAEADKLRKEEVELRNEVDQLIFQTDKTLKELDGKVDADEVKKAEEARDELKAAVEANDLEQMKTKRDALNELVQNLTVKLYEQAAQAQQQEGAHDTATDDGVVDADFEEVDDK